In Pectinophora gossypiella chromosome 1, ilPecGoss1.1, whole genome shotgun sequence, one genomic interval encodes:
- the LOC126375586 gene encoding sex-determining region Y protein-like, with protein MAYPMESISPVKPTPKLSRNSNPYHIKRPMNAFMVWSRLQRKKISLMNPKLHNSEISKRLGLEWKSLDETEKRPFIDEAKRLRIKHMQDYPDYKYRPRRKNRIDATAFSNPAIYTTRDTFVEVEPRPDNYQLPINYSEHQFMYNNMISYTVPPIPQTTYVPVSRPKEETLPSLELRPLPSIESISPRPFAVVNQQMMVKAYQDLHYVPGDVARISYHYPFGVQ; from the coding sequence ATGGCTTATCCAATGGAATCAATATCTCCTGTAAAACCAACACCTAAGTTGTCACGAAATTCAAACCCTTACCATATTAAGCGACCGATGAACGCTTTCATGGTTTGGTCAAGATTGCAAAGGAAGAAAATATCGTTAATGAACCCTAAACTGCATAACTCGGAGATATCAAAACGACTCGGGTTGGAATGGAAAAGTCTTGACGAGACGGAGAAAAGGCCGTTTATAGATGAAGCAAAGAGGCTAAGGATCAAGCATATGCAAGATTATCCAGATTACAAGTATAGGCCACGAAGGAAGAACAGAATAGACGCTACAGCGTTTTCAAACCCAGCTATTTACACGACAAGAGACACATTTGTTGAAGTGGAACCGAGGCCGGATAACTACCAGCTTCCTATCAACTATTCAGAACACCAATTCATGTACAACAATATGATCAGCTATACGGTACCGCCAATTCCTCAGACAACTTACGTTCCTGTGTCGAGACCTAAGGAAGAAACATTGCCAAGTTTGGAGTTAAGACCTCTGCCATCGATAGAGAGTATTTCCCCGAGGCCCTTCGCGGTTGTCAATCAACAGATGATGGTCAAAGCGTATCAGGACCTCCATTATGTGCCAGGGGATGTTGCTAGGATATCATATCATTATCCATTTGGCGTCCAGTAA